The genomic stretch TGGTGGCTATGACGGGATTTGAACCTGTGACCCCAGCATTATGAGTGCTGTGCTCTAACCAACTGAGCTACATAGCCGAAAACTTCGCGCATTATCTGCTGTAATATAAATTACGTCAAGCACTAATTTCAAAAAATTTAGATGAAGTGAGCCGATAAGCCGGGTTCTGTCGTGAACGATCATTCCTCTAGGCGTACAATCACTCATACGCTCCAGCAACCTACCCGAATCCAGTACGGGCCGTACCTCAGGATTCCTATTTGGTCTTGCTTCAGGTGGGGTTTACCTTGCCATGAACTGTTGCCAGACATGCGGTGCGCTCTTACCGCACCCTTTCACCCTTACCGACCTTACTTACTTCCCGAAAGAAGCAAACAAAGCAGGCGGTCTTCTCTCTGCTGCACTTGCCGTCGGCTTGCGCCGCCCAGACGTTATCTGGCACCTCGCCCTTTGAAGCCCGGACTTTCCTCCCCTGCTCCAGTCACGGAGACTTACACAGCGGCGATCGTTTGGCTCACTTCAAGGGGCGCATCTTAGCAAGTTTTTCTAAGAATTGCCCGTGTTTTTTTGAGCAATCAGTTTTTTATACTTCGCCATCAGCTCATCTTGGCTTTCTGCATGATCAGGATCGAGCGGAATACAATCAACTGGACAAAATAACTGACATTGTGGCTCATCATGATGACCCACGCATTCGGTACATAAATGGGGATGAATTTCATAAATGATCTCCCCCATAAATATCGCCTCATTGGGGCAGACTGGTTCACAGACATCACAATTGATACATTCATCGGTTATAAATAAAGACACGCTACCAACCTTGTAGAAGTTTACGTTCAAAGGCTTCAACGACTACTGGCGGTACAAATCGCGTGACATCGCCTTTTAACCGGGCAATTTCACGCACCAATGTCGATGAAATAAAAGAGTACTGCTCAGAAGGTGTTAAAAATACCGCTTCAAAATGAGGATCCAATTGGCGATTCATATTCGCCAGTTGAAACTCATATTCAAAGTCAGAGATTGCACGTAAACCACGTAGTACCGCAGTCGCATTTTGCTCTCTGAAAAAATTGACCAACAAGCCATCAAAACCAGCAAATTCAACATTGTCTAGATGCGCCAATGATTTTTTTGCAAGATCAACACGTTCTTCTAAACTGAAAATCGGATTTTTATGATGTCCAATGGCGATCGCGACGACAACCTCATCGAACATTCGTGCTGCTCGAGTAACTAAATCGATATGACCATTGGTAATTGGATCAAATGTTCCTGGATAGATGACACGAGTTTTACGCATCTAAGCATACTCTGAATAAGTTAGATCTGCATTCTACCAAAAACTTATTTGAACTCAACTAAAGCTGCACACTCGCGCATTTAAGGGCAAGCTCTGCCTTGTATGCTTCGTTGCATTGTTAATGAGAGGTCAAAGGCGAACTATTCCGCTTAGATCCTCTTAATCAAACTTACCTGCTTGAGCACAGAGTCGCTCATAGCACTTCACCTTCTGGGCAGATTAAGGCAAAATAGAACATTCTTGGAAAAATAGTCTTATGGCAAAAAACATCGTCGTTAAAAAAAATAATGGTGGCACCATTGCACAGAACAAACGTGCACGTCACGATTACTTTATTGAAGAAAAAATTGAAGCGGGTCTTTCACTACAGGGCTGGGAAGTAAAATCCATGCGTGGCGGACGTATGACCATCACTGAAAGCTATGTTGTCTTTAAAAACAATGAAGCGCTCTTGGTTGGCTCTCAAGTGCAACCCTTACTTTCAGCCTCAACCCATGTCGTCCCAGAAGCCACGCGTACGCGTAAATTGTTACTGTCACGACGCCAAATTGACAACCTTATGGGTGCCGTTAACCAAAAGGGCTATTCTTGTGTGCCTTTGAGTTGTTACTGGAAAGGTCATTTGGTTAAGCTTGAAATTGCATTGGTTAAAGGTAAGCAGTTGCATGACAAACGCGCGACTGAAAAAGATCGCGATTGGCAACGTGATAAAGCACGTATTTTTCATAAGTAAAATCATGCGTCTCGCCCTTATCCGCACAGCTTCAGGCGTGTCTTCTGAACCTCCGCTTAATGTTATCAATTTATCTG from Acinetobacter pullicarnis encodes the following:
- a CDS encoding YfhL family 4Fe-4S dicluster ferredoxin; translation: MSLFITDECINCDVCEPVCPNEAIFMGEIIYEIHPHLCTECVGHHDEPQCQLFCPVDCIPLDPDHAESQDELMAKYKKLIAQKNTGNS
- the coaD gene encoding pantetheine-phosphate adenylyltransferase, giving the protein MRKTRVIYPGTFDPITNGHIDLVTRAARMFDEVVVAIAIGHHKNPIFSLEERVDLAKKSLAHLDNVEFAGFDGLLVNFFREQNATAVLRGLRAISDFEYEFQLANMNRQLDPHFEAVFLTPSEQYSFISSTLVREIARLKGDVTRFVPPVVVEAFERKLLQGW
- the smpB gene encoding SsrA-binding protein SmpB — protein: MAKNIVVKKNNGGTIAQNKRARHDYFIEEKIEAGLSLQGWEVKSMRGGRMTITESYVVFKNNEALLVGSQVQPLLSASTHVVPEATRTRKLLLSRRQIDNLMGAVNQKGYSCVPLSCYWKGHLVKLEIALVKGKQLHDKRATEKDRDWQRDKARIFHK